One window of Athalia rosae chromosome 4, iyAthRosa1.1, whole genome shotgun sequence genomic DNA carries:
- the LOC105690225 gene encoding atrial natriuretic peptide receptor 1 isoform X4, producing the protein MWPIGIETFLVCFIARILFAITVISALQTTMQTYNVGVLMASHLDSPFDLERCGPAVDLALAEVNDQFLTEHNIQLQKVQGSYPSCSGARAPGLAADMHFRDNVIAFIGPACAFALEPVARLAAYWNSPIITGMGDQPPSEGELSVTSGILGRLHKWKNESSGIFKDKSKYPTLTRMSYCQCRLRLVFSSIFKEFGWSHVALILDKSDLFSLTVGKNLEYGLRKEGLLKFVRELDGNSEEEPYHLYLRDASMYARVVILSVRGTLVRRFMLAAHTLGMTRGDWAFLDVEIFQGSYWGDHDWEVGDEDDSVARKAYEALLRVSLLQPTSPRFHDFADNVRQRAQTDYNYTFSEGEEVNFFIGAFYDGVYLLGMALNETLTEGGDIRDGIAITRRMWDRDFIGITGHVRIDDNGDRDADYSILDLDPITGRFEVVAHYLGLNREYSPVPGKRIHWPGGREGPPADVPECGFLGNDPLCSNRTEAYTFVAYSSLALAVFLIAIAAASCVLYRHLRLSADLNNMSWRIRPEELLLEVGKPFSSKMNLHQAMSDINNYGLEKMRRGSAASCGSLPPSTVFTTIGIYKGERVAIKKITKKKVVDVTKKLLWEIKQVRDVTSENTVRFIGACLCSPSPTVLILTEYCPKGSLKDVLENEAIQLDWNFRMSLIHDIVKGMAYLHASEVSAHGKLRSCNCLIDGRFVLKISDFGLKTLTTPSELIMDDNYYTKLLWISPELVPLTITPGSAATQKGDVYSFAVILEEIVVRGGPYEVARTYMTPEEIVSRVTTPENPPFRPEVTPRDCPADILLLMEKCWTEIPDERPTFHAIRGTIRGIMKGYCENLMDDLLRRMEQYANNLEALVEEKTEQLSLEKRRSEELLYQVLPRQVACQLMTGELVQPEQFECVTIYFSDIVGFTALCAQSTPMEVVDFLNDLYSTFDRIIGFYDVYKVETIGDAYMVVSGLPQRNGDEHAREIGLMALSILDAVKSFTILHRPDAQLSVRIGAHSGPVCAGVVGQKMPHYCLFGDTVNTASRMESSGLPLRIHVSEATKKILDKYGTFNLELRGEVELKGKGRVTSYWLQGCSEPDPRPPTPKHRRYSNSPMENNTALNPLIFPPNNANGPKTNNTFINLSEL; encoded by the exons atGTGGCCCATCGGGATAGAAACTTTCTTGGTGTGTTTCATTGCcagaattttattcgcgatAACGGTGATTTCAG CTCTGCAAACTACGATGCAAACTTACAACGTCGGTGTCCTGATGGCCTCGCACCTCGACAGCCCTTTCGATTTGGAACGATGTGGTCCAGCCGTCGACCTGGCTCTCGCAGAGGTCAACGATCAATTTCTCACCGAACATAATATTCAACTTCAAAAAGTTCAGGGCAG CTATCCATCCTGCAGTGGTGCCCGAGCACCTGGACTGGCTGCCGACATGCATTTCCGGGATAATGTGATCGCCTTCATCGGTCCCGCCTGTGCTTTTGCCCTGGAGCCGGTAGCGAGACTCGCCGCTTACTGGAACAGCCCGATAATCACCGGAATGGGAGATCAA CCACCTTCGGAGGGAGAGCTTTCGGTCACCTCGGGGATCCTCGGCCGTCTTcacaaatggaaaaatgaatcgtcG GGAATATTCAAAGACAAAAGCAAGTATCCAACCCTGACGAGAATGTCGTACTGCCAGTGTCGTCTCCGGCTGGTATTTTCGagtattttcaaagaattcgGCTGGTCTCACGTGGCATTGATTTTAGACAAGTCCGATCTGTTTTCTCTGACAGTTGGTAAAAATCTAGAGTACGGTCTGAGGAAAGagggacttttgaaatttgtcAGAGAACTCGACGGTAACTCGGAGGAGGAACCCTATCACTTGTACTTGAGAGATGCAAGCATGTACGCCAGAG TTGTGATTCTCAGTGTGCGAGGGACTTTGGTAAGACGATTCATGCTCGCTGCTCACACTCTTGGAATGACGAGGGGTGATTGGGCCTTTCTCGATGTCGAAATATTCCAG ggtTCCTACTGGGGTGACCATGACTGGGAAGTCGGTGACGAGGACGATTCCGTAGCGAGAAAAGCCTACGAAGCTCTCTTGAGGGTTTCTCTCCTGCAACCGACGAGTCCTAGATTTCACGACTTCGCCGACAATGTCAGACAAAGAGCTCAGACCGACTACAATTACACATTTTCCGAGGGTGAAGAA GTGAATTTCTTCATCGGAGCATTTTACGACGGCGTTTATCTCCTGGGTATGGCCTTGAACGAGACTCTGACAGAAGGTGGCGATATTCGAGACGGCATCGCGATAACTAGACGAATGTGGGACCGCGATTTCATCGGTATCACCGGTCATGTGAGGATCGACGACAACGGCGACAGGGACGCCGACTACAGCATCCTTGATCTGGACCCTATAACGGGAAG ATTCGAAGTCGTCGCTCATTATCTCGGACTCAACAGAGAGTACAGTCCGGTACCGGGCAAAAGAATCCATTGGCCGGGAGGGAGAGAAGGGCCGCCGGCCGATGTTCCGGAATGTGGTTTTTTGGGAAACGATCCGCTATGTTCGAACAGAACGGAAGCTTACACCTTCGTGGCATACTCGAGTTTAGCCTTGGCCGTTTTTCTCATCGCGATCGCGGCAGCTTCCTGTGTTCTGTACAG GCACCTCAGGTTATCTGCGGACTTGAATAACATGTCGTGGCGTATCAGACCGGAAGAACTTTTGCTGGAAGTCGGAAAACCTTTCTCTTCTAAAATGAATCTGCATCAGGCGATGTCAGATATAAAC AATTATGGGCTTGAAAAAATGCGTCGAGGTTCAGCCGCAAGCTGCGGTTCGCTACCACCATCCACGGTTTTCACTACAATTGGTATCTACAAGGGTGAGAGGGtggcaattaaaaaaattacaaaaaaaaaggtggtagatgtaacgaaaaaattgctGTGGGAAATAAAACAGGTCAGGGATGTCACCTCCGAAAATACAGTAAG ATTCATCGGTGCCTGTCTGTGCTCTCCATCTCCTACGGTCCTGATTCTTACCGAATATTGCCCGAAAGGTTCTCTGAAGGATGTTTTAGAAAATGAAGCCATCCAATTGGACTGGAATTTTCGAATGTCTCTTATCCACGATATCGTCAAG GGGATGGCTTACCTCCACGCGAGCGAAGTTTCGGCACACGGAAAACTCCGTTCTTGTAATTGTTTAATCGACGGTCGTTTCGTACTCAAGATATCAGACTTTGGTCTCAAAACGTTAACCACCCCCTCGGAACTCATCATGGACGACAATTACTACACAA AGTTACTGTGGATTTCACCGGAACTTGTCCCGTTGACAATTACACCCGGAAGTGCAGCGACCCAAAAAGGCGACGTTTACAGCTTCGCCGTAATCTTGGAGGAAATCGTCGTACGCGGAGGTCCCTACGAGGTCGCTAGGACGTACATGACGCCCGAGGAA ATCGTCAGCCGAGTGACCACGCCGGAAAACCCGCCGTTCCGACCGGAAGTAACGCCCAGGGATTGCCCTGCAGATATTTTATTGCTTATGGAAAAATGCTGGACAGAAATACCAGATGAAAGACCAACTTTTCACGCTATACGCGGAACGATTAGGGGAATCATGAA GGGCTACTGCGAAAATCTGATGGACGATCTTCTGAGAAGGATGGAACAGTACGCGAATAATCTCGAAGCTttggttgaagaaaaaacggaacaaCTCAGTCTGGAGAAACGTCGTAGTGAGGAACTTTTGTACCAAGTTTTGCCACG GCAAGTAGCTTGCCAACTGATGACGGGTGAGCTCGTTCAGCCAGAACAATTTGAATGTGTAACGATATACTTCAGTGACATAGTAGGTTTTACTGCTCTCTGCGCCCAGAGCACCCCTATGGAAGTTGTTGACTTTTTAAACGACCTCTACAGTACTTTTGACCGCATAATCGGATTCTACGACGTTTACAAG GTTGAAACCATAGGTGACGCGTACATGGTGGTGTCTGGATTACCGCAACGTAACGGTGATGAGCACGCAAGAGAGATCGGGCTGATGGCGTTGTCGATATTAGACGCTGTGAAATCATTTACTATATTACACAGACCAGATGCTCAGCTTAGCGTTAGAATTGGTGCTCACAGTGGTCCAGTTTGCGCCGGTGTTGTTGGACAGAAAATGCCTCATTACTGTTTATTCGGAGACACGGTAAACACCGCATCTAGGATGGAATCTTCCGGGCTGC CACTACGCATTCATGTGTCAGAGGCCACCAAAAAGATCTTGGACAAGTACGGAACCTTCAATTTGGAACTTAGGGGGGAGGTGGAGCTTAAAGGAAAGGGACGAGTGACGTCGTATTGGTTGCAAGGATGCTCAGAACCTGACCCTAGACCTCCAACACCCAAACATCGGAGGTACAGCAACAGCCCAATGGAAAACAACACGGCGTTAAACCCCTTGATATTTCCACCGAATAACGCTAACGGACCCAAAACGAATAATACCTTTATCAATTTGTCAGAATTGTGA
- the LOC105690225 gene encoding atrial natriuretic peptide receptor 1 isoform X2, which translates to MWPIGIETFLVCFIARILFAITVISALQTTMQTYNVGVLMASHLDSPFDLERCGPAVDLALAEVNDQFLTEHNIQLQKVQGSYPSCSGARAPGLAADMHFRDNVIAFIGPACAFALEPVARLAAYWNSPIITGMGDQPPSEGELSVTSGILGRLHKWKNESSGIFKDKSKYPTLTRMSYCQCRLRLVFSSIFKEFGWSHVALILDKSDLFSLTVGKNLEYGLRKEGLLKFVRELDGNSEEEPYHLYLRDASMYARVVILSVRGTLVRRFMLAAHTLGMTRGDWAFLDVEIFQGSYWGDHDWEVGDEDDSVARKAYEALLRVSLLQPTSPRFHDFADNVRQRAQTDYNYTFSEGEEVNFFIGAFYDGVYLLGMALNETLTEGGDIRDGIAITRRMWDRDFIGITGHVRIDDNGDRDADYSILDLDPITGRFEVVAHYLGLNREYSPVPGKRIHWPGGREGPPADVPECGFLGNDPLCSNRTEAYTFVAYSSLALAVFLIAIAAASCVLYRHLRLSADLNNMSWRIRPEELLLEVGKPFSSKMNLHQAMSDINNYGLEKMRRGSAASCGSLPPSTVFTTIGIYKGERVAIKKITKKKVVDVTKKLLWEIKQVRDVTSENTVRFIGACLCSPSPTVLILTEYCPKGSLKDVLENEAIQLDWNFRMSLIHDIVKVEKGMAYLHASEVSAHGKLRSCNCLIDGRFVLKISDFGLKTLTTPSELIMDDNYYTKLLWISPELVPLTITPGSAATQKGDVYSFAVILEEIVVRGGPYEVARTYMTPEEIVSRVTTPENPPFRPEVTPRDCPADILLLMEKCWTEIPDERPTFHAIRGTIRGIMKGYCENLMDDLLRRMEQYANNLEALVEEKTEQLSLEKRRSEELLYQVLPRQVACQLMTGELVQPEQFECVTIYFSDIVGFTALCAQSTPMEVVDFLNDLYSTFDRIIGFYDVYKVETIGDAYMVVSGLPQRNGDEHAREIGLMALSILDAVKSFTILHRPDAQLSVRIGAHSGPVCAGVVGQKMPHYCLFGDTVNTASRMESSGLPLRIHVSEATKKILDKYGTFNLELRGEVELKGKGRVTSYWLQGCSEPDPRPPTPKHRRYSNSPMENNTALNPLIFPPNNANGPKTNNTFINLSEL; encoded by the exons atGTGGCCCATCGGGATAGAAACTTTCTTGGTGTGTTTCATTGCcagaattttattcgcgatAACGGTGATTTCAG CTCTGCAAACTACGATGCAAACTTACAACGTCGGTGTCCTGATGGCCTCGCACCTCGACAGCCCTTTCGATTTGGAACGATGTGGTCCAGCCGTCGACCTGGCTCTCGCAGAGGTCAACGATCAATTTCTCACCGAACATAATATTCAACTTCAAAAAGTTCAGGGCAG CTATCCATCCTGCAGTGGTGCCCGAGCACCTGGACTGGCTGCCGACATGCATTTCCGGGATAATGTGATCGCCTTCATCGGTCCCGCCTGTGCTTTTGCCCTGGAGCCGGTAGCGAGACTCGCCGCTTACTGGAACAGCCCGATAATCACCGGAATGGGAGATCAA CCACCTTCGGAGGGAGAGCTTTCGGTCACCTCGGGGATCCTCGGCCGTCTTcacaaatggaaaaatgaatcgtcG GGAATATTCAAAGACAAAAGCAAGTATCCAACCCTGACGAGAATGTCGTACTGCCAGTGTCGTCTCCGGCTGGTATTTTCGagtattttcaaagaattcgGCTGGTCTCACGTGGCATTGATTTTAGACAAGTCCGATCTGTTTTCTCTGACAGTTGGTAAAAATCTAGAGTACGGTCTGAGGAAAGagggacttttgaaatttgtcAGAGAACTCGACGGTAACTCGGAGGAGGAACCCTATCACTTGTACTTGAGAGATGCAAGCATGTACGCCAGAG TTGTGATTCTCAGTGTGCGAGGGACTTTGGTAAGACGATTCATGCTCGCTGCTCACACTCTTGGAATGACGAGGGGTGATTGGGCCTTTCTCGATGTCGAAATATTCCAG ggtTCCTACTGGGGTGACCATGACTGGGAAGTCGGTGACGAGGACGATTCCGTAGCGAGAAAAGCCTACGAAGCTCTCTTGAGGGTTTCTCTCCTGCAACCGACGAGTCCTAGATTTCACGACTTCGCCGACAATGTCAGACAAAGAGCTCAGACCGACTACAATTACACATTTTCCGAGGGTGAAGAA GTGAATTTCTTCATCGGAGCATTTTACGACGGCGTTTATCTCCTGGGTATGGCCTTGAACGAGACTCTGACAGAAGGTGGCGATATTCGAGACGGCATCGCGATAACTAGACGAATGTGGGACCGCGATTTCATCGGTATCACCGGTCATGTGAGGATCGACGACAACGGCGACAGGGACGCCGACTACAGCATCCTTGATCTGGACCCTATAACGGGAAG ATTCGAAGTCGTCGCTCATTATCTCGGACTCAACAGAGAGTACAGTCCGGTACCGGGCAAAAGAATCCATTGGCCGGGAGGGAGAGAAGGGCCGCCGGCCGATGTTCCGGAATGTGGTTTTTTGGGAAACGATCCGCTATGTTCGAACAGAACGGAAGCTTACACCTTCGTGGCATACTCGAGTTTAGCCTTGGCCGTTTTTCTCATCGCGATCGCGGCAGCTTCCTGTGTTCTGTACAG GCACCTCAGGTTATCTGCGGACTTGAATAACATGTCGTGGCGTATCAGACCGGAAGAACTTTTGCTGGAAGTCGGAAAACCTTTCTCTTCTAAAATGAATCTGCATCAGGCGATGTCAGATATAAAC AATTATGGGCTTGAAAAAATGCGTCGAGGTTCAGCCGCAAGCTGCGGTTCGCTACCACCATCCACGGTTTTCACTACAATTGGTATCTACAAGGGTGAGAGGGtggcaattaaaaaaattacaaaaaaaaaggtggtagatgtaacgaaaaaattgctGTGGGAAATAAAACAGGTCAGGGATGTCACCTCCGAAAATACAGTAAG ATTCATCGGTGCCTGTCTGTGCTCTCCATCTCCTACGGTCCTGATTCTTACCGAATATTGCCCGAAAGGTTCTCTGAAGGATGTTTTAGAAAATGAAGCCATCCAATTGGACTGGAATTTTCGAATGTCTCTTATCCACGATATCGTCAAGGTAGAGAAG GGGATGGCTTACCTCCACGCGAGCGAAGTTTCGGCACACGGAAAACTCCGTTCTTGTAATTGTTTAATCGACGGTCGTTTCGTACTCAAGATATCAGACTTTGGTCTCAAAACGTTAACCACCCCCTCGGAACTCATCATGGACGACAATTACTACACAA AGTTACTGTGGATTTCACCGGAACTTGTCCCGTTGACAATTACACCCGGAAGTGCAGCGACCCAAAAAGGCGACGTTTACAGCTTCGCCGTAATCTTGGAGGAAATCGTCGTACGCGGAGGTCCCTACGAGGTCGCTAGGACGTACATGACGCCCGAGGAA ATCGTCAGCCGAGTGACCACGCCGGAAAACCCGCCGTTCCGACCGGAAGTAACGCCCAGGGATTGCCCTGCAGATATTTTATTGCTTATGGAAAAATGCTGGACAGAAATACCAGATGAAAGACCAACTTTTCACGCTATACGCGGAACGATTAGGGGAATCATGAA GGGCTACTGCGAAAATCTGATGGACGATCTTCTGAGAAGGATGGAACAGTACGCGAATAATCTCGAAGCTttggttgaagaaaaaacggaacaaCTCAGTCTGGAGAAACGTCGTAGTGAGGAACTTTTGTACCAAGTTTTGCCACG GCAAGTAGCTTGCCAACTGATGACGGGTGAGCTCGTTCAGCCAGAACAATTTGAATGTGTAACGATATACTTCAGTGACATAGTAGGTTTTACTGCTCTCTGCGCCCAGAGCACCCCTATGGAAGTTGTTGACTTTTTAAACGACCTCTACAGTACTTTTGACCGCATAATCGGATTCTACGACGTTTACAAG GTTGAAACCATAGGTGACGCGTACATGGTGGTGTCTGGATTACCGCAACGTAACGGTGATGAGCACGCAAGAGAGATCGGGCTGATGGCGTTGTCGATATTAGACGCTGTGAAATCATTTACTATATTACACAGACCAGATGCTCAGCTTAGCGTTAGAATTGGTGCTCACAGTGGTCCAGTTTGCGCCGGTGTTGTTGGACAGAAAATGCCTCATTACTGTTTATTCGGAGACACGGTAAACACCGCATCTAGGATGGAATCTTCCGGGCTGC CACTACGCATTCATGTGTCAGAGGCCACCAAAAAGATCTTGGACAAGTACGGAACCTTCAATTTGGAACTTAGGGGGGAGGTGGAGCTTAAAGGAAAGGGACGAGTGACGTCGTATTGGTTGCAAGGATGCTCAGAACCTGACCCTAGACCTCCAACACCCAAACATCGGAGGTACAGCAACAGCCCAATGGAAAACAACACGGCGTTAAACCCCTTGATATTTCCACCGAATAACGCTAACGGACCCAAAACGAATAATACCTTTATCAATTTGTCAGAATTGTGA
- the LOC105690225 gene encoding atrial natriuretic peptide receptor 1 isoform X1: protein MWPIGIETFLVCFIARILFAITVISALQTTMQTYNVGVLMASHLDSPFDLERCGPAVDLALAEVNDQFLTEHNIQLQKVQGSYPSCSGARAPGLAADMHFRDNVIAFIGPACAFALEPVARLAAYWNSPIITGMGDQPPSEGELSVTSGILGRLHKWKNESSGIFKDKSKYPTLTRMSYCQCRLRLVFSSIFKEFGWSHVALILDKSDLFSLTVGKNLEYGLRKEGLLKFVRELDGNSEEEPYHLYLRDASMYARVVILSVRGTLVRRFMLAAHTLGMTRGDWAFLDVEIFQGSYWGDHDWEVGDEDDSVARKAYEALLRVSLLQPTSPRFHDFADNVRQRAQTDYNYTFSEGEEVNFFIGAFYDGVYLLGMALNETLTEGGDIRDGIAITRRMWDRDFIGITGHVRIDDNGDRDADYSILDLDPITGRFEVVAHYLGLNREYSPVPGKRIHWPGGREGPPADVPECGFLGNDPLCSNRTEAYTFVAYSSLALAVFLIAIAAASCVLYRHLRLSADLNNMSWRIRPEELLLEVGKPFSSKMNLHQAMSDINNYGLEKMRRGSAASCGSLPPSTVFTTIGIYKGERVAIKKITKKKVVDVTKKLLWEIKQVRDVTSENTVRFIGACLCSPSPTVLILTEYCPKGSLKDVLENEAIQLDWNFRMSLIHDIVKVEKVQMQHNSSFQSRNLINTDSPKFYTFFKSTQGMAYLHASEVSAHGKLRSCNCLIDGRFVLKISDFGLKTLTTPSELIMDDNYYTKLLWISPELVPLTITPGSAATQKGDVYSFAVILEEIVVRGGPYEVARTYMTPEEIVSRVTTPENPPFRPEVTPRDCPADILLLMEKCWTEIPDERPTFHAIRGTIRGIMKGYCENLMDDLLRRMEQYANNLEALVEEKTEQLSLEKRRSEELLYQVLPRQVACQLMTGELVQPEQFECVTIYFSDIVGFTALCAQSTPMEVVDFLNDLYSTFDRIIGFYDVYKVETIGDAYMVVSGLPQRNGDEHAREIGLMALSILDAVKSFTILHRPDAQLSVRIGAHSGPVCAGVVGQKMPHYCLFGDTVNTASRMESSGLPLRIHVSEATKKILDKYGTFNLELRGEVELKGKGRVTSYWLQGCSEPDPRPPTPKHRRYSNSPMENNTALNPLIFPPNNANGPKTNNTFINLSEL, encoded by the exons atGTGGCCCATCGGGATAGAAACTTTCTTGGTGTGTTTCATTGCcagaattttattcgcgatAACGGTGATTTCAG CTCTGCAAACTACGATGCAAACTTACAACGTCGGTGTCCTGATGGCCTCGCACCTCGACAGCCCTTTCGATTTGGAACGATGTGGTCCAGCCGTCGACCTGGCTCTCGCAGAGGTCAACGATCAATTTCTCACCGAACATAATATTCAACTTCAAAAAGTTCAGGGCAG CTATCCATCCTGCAGTGGTGCCCGAGCACCTGGACTGGCTGCCGACATGCATTTCCGGGATAATGTGATCGCCTTCATCGGTCCCGCCTGTGCTTTTGCCCTGGAGCCGGTAGCGAGACTCGCCGCTTACTGGAACAGCCCGATAATCACCGGAATGGGAGATCAA CCACCTTCGGAGGGAGAGCTTTCGGTCACCTCGGGGATCCTCGGCCGTCTTcacaaatggaaaaatgaatcgtcG GGAATATTCAAAGACAAAAGCAAGTATCCAACCCTGACGAGAATGTCGTACTGCCAGTGTCGTCTCCGGCTGGTATTTTCGagtattttcaaagaattcgGCTGGTCTCACGTGGCATTGATTTTAGACAAGTCCGATCTGTTTTCTCTGACAGTTGGTAAAAATCTAGAGTACGGTCTGAGGAAAGagggacttttgaaatttgtcAGAGAACTCGACGGTAACTCGGAGGAGGAACCCTATCACTTGTACTTGAGAGATGCAAGCATGTACGCCAGAG TTGTGATTCTCAGTGTGCGAGGGACTTTGGTAAGACGATTCATGCTCGCTGCTCACACTCTTGGAATGACGAGGGGTGATTGGGCCTTTCTCGATGTCGAAATATTCCAG ggtTCCTACTGGGGTGACCATGACTGGGAAGTCGGTGACGAGGACGATTCCGTAGCGAGAAAAGCCTACGAAGCTCTCTTGAGGGTTTCTCTCCTGCAACCGACGAGTCCTAGATTTCACGACTTCGCCGACAATGTCAGACAAAGAGCTCAGACCGACTACAATTACACATTTTCCGAGGGTGAAGAA GTGAATTTCTTCATCGGAGCATTTTACGACGGCGTTTATCTCCTGGGTATGGCCTTGAACGAGACTCTGACAGAAGGTGGCGATATTCGAGACGGCATCGCGATAACTAGACGAATGTGGGACCGCGATTTCATCGGTATCACCGGTCATGTGAGGATCGACGACAACGGCGACAGGGACGCCGACTACAGCATCCTTGATCTGGACCCTATAACGGGAAG ATTCGAAGTCGTCGCTCATTATCTCGGACTCAACAGAGAGTACAGTCCGGTACCGGGCAAAAGAATCCATTGGCCGGGAGGGAGAGAAGGGCCGCCGGCCGATGTTCCGGAATGTGGTTTTTTGGGAAACGATCCGCTATGTTCGAACAGAACGGAAGCTTACACCTTCGTGGCATACTCGAGTTTAGCCTTGGCCGTTTTTCTCATCGCGATCGCGGCAGCTTCCTGTGTTCTGTACAG GCACCTCAGGTTATCTGCGGACTTGAATAACATGTCGTGGCGTATCAGACCGGAAGAACTTTTGCTGGAAGTCGGAAAACCTTTCTCTTCTAAAATGAATCTGCATCAGGCGATGTCAGATATAAAC AATTATGGGCTTGAAAAAATGCGTCGAGGTTCAGCCGCAAGCTGCGGTTCGCTACCACCATCCACGGTTTTCACTACAATTGGTATCTACAAGGGTGAGAGGGtggcaattaaaaaaattacaaaaaaaaaggtggtagatgtaacgaaaaaattgctGTGGGAAATAAAACAGGTCAGGGATGTCACCTCCGAAAATACAGTAAG ATTCATCGGTGCCTGTCTGTGCTCTCCATCTCCTACGGTCCTGATTCTTACCGAATATTGCCCGAAAGGTTCTCTGAAGGATGTTTTAGAAAATGAAGCCATCCAATTGGACTGGAATTTTCGAATGTCTCTTATCCACGATATCGTCAAGGTAGAGAAGGTGCAAATGCAGCATAATTCGTCATTTCAATCGCGCAATCTCATCAACACCGATAGTCCTAAATTCTACACGTTCTTCAAATCTACCCaa GGGATGGCTTACCTCCACGCGAGCGAAGTTTCGGCACACGGAAAACTCCGTTCTTGTAATTGTTTAATCGACGGTCGTTTCGTACTCAAGATATCAGACTTTGGTCTCAAAACGTTAACCACCCCCTCGGAACTCATCATGGACGACAATTACTACACAA AGTTACTGTGGATTTCACCGGAACTTGTCCCGTTGACAATTACACCCGGAAGTGCAGCGACCCAAAAAGGCGACGTTTACAGCTTCGCCGTAATCTTGGAGGAAATCGTCGTACGCGGAGGTCCCTACGAGGTCGCTAGGACGTACATGACGCCCGAGGAA ATCGTCAGCCGAGTGACCACGCCGGAAAACCCGCCGTTCCGACCGGAAGTAACGCCCAGGGATTGCCCTGCAGATATTTTATTGCTTATGGAAAAATGCTGGACAGAAATACCAGATGAAAGACCAACTTTTCACGCTATACGCGGAACGATTAGGGGAATCATGAA GGGCTACTGCGAAAATCTGATGGACGATCTTCTGAGAAGGATGGAACAGTACGCGAATAATCTCGAAGCTttggttgaagaaaaaacggaacaaCTCAGTCTGGAGAAACGTCGTAGTGAGGAACTTTTGTACCAAGTTTTGCCACG GCAAGTAGCTTGCCAACTGATGACGGGTGAGCTCGTTCAGCCAGAACAATTTGAATGTGTAACGATATACTTCAGTGACATAGTAGGTTTTACTGCTCTCTGCGCCCAGAGCACCCCTATGGAAGTTGTTGACTTTTTAAACGACCTCTACAGTACTTTTGACCGCATAATCGGATTCTACGACGTTTACAAG GTTGAAACCATAGGTGACGCGTACATGGTGGTGTCTGGATTACCGCAACGTAACGGTGATGAGCACGCAAGAGAGATCGGGCTGATGGCGTTGTCGATATTAGACGCTGTGAAATCATTTACTATATTACACAGACCAGATGCTCAGCTTAGCGTTAGAATTGGTGCTCACAGTGGTCCAGTTTGCGCCGGTGTTGTTGGACAGAAAATGCCTCATTACTGTTTATTCGGAGACACGGTAAACACCGCATCTAGGATGGAATCTTCCGGGCTGC CACTACGCATTCATGTGTCAGAGGCCACCAAAAAGATCTTGGACAAGTACGGAACCTTCAATTTGGAACTTAGGGGGGAGGTGGAGCTTAAAGGAAAGGGACGAGTGACGTCGTATTGGTTGCAAGGATGCTCAGAACCTGACCCTAGACCTCCAACACCCAAACATCGGAGGTACAGCAACAGCCCAATGGAAAACAACACGGCGTTAAACCCCTTGATATTTCCACCGAATAACGCTAACGGACCCAAAACGAATAATACCTTTATCAATTTGTCAGAATTGTGA